A genome region from Geminicoccus roseus DSM 18922 includes the following:
- a CDS encoding virulence factor SrfB, with amino-acid sequence MLKTLVQFPEVTSLVMNTGIQFLDFGLDEARVARLTGHFWAEPPGSGADADSARFVLHPLFEGKDGSWRYAADGAADGIPAPEEGLYEYRAARALDVFDGTWLPVPFLRQKEQAGPGGPGYDNGPTNWARVHVRRQDAPDRDGHTHRVVLAFDTVLLDRSATGPYAAPEPNDAVDDARFAFVADGVKNRWFLALDWVRSWIADAYLAGRSRDRKRPLQLEDLAEPGEYWAAYLVLLQALEEALRLPVLRFVDTLTDSLRNEPIDVDLVVDVGNSRTCGIIIEQPKDRGVVDIGQAYRLELRDLSRPERVYADPFASRIEFAPASFGRTDLSRRTGRRRDAFWWPSPVRIGPEAEWLASFSDGTEGVSGLSSAKRYLWDDAPRPLPWVNSRGPLPKSQRVPPISGPMTARLTESGELAVQGQVGMQPLYSRSSLYTLMIAELLIHALCQINAVAVREQRAHAGLPRRLRSLILTMPSATPLAEQRIMRKRIMAAIELVWQTMGWSAEDGLHRRPDVMLDWDEATATHLVWLFNEISYKFRGNAFDLFGLIGHDQPDGRTLRIASMDMGGGTTDLMIVEYKIRHGNEQTIEPAQLFREGFRQAGDDIVQAVIEQVVLPDLAHALGRAGVARPHHVLSDLFGGNRVGQTQQEQALRALLVNQLLVPVALALIAAYEQSDPRRPAPPVHRRCLDLLGQDRLSPPVRQHLLRAAEQAGARGFDLDEIEFTIDAALMGGAVHSVAVGMVEDLCDVIRAYDCDVLLLTGRPSRMPAVRDLVYANLPLSPDRVVPMDRYEVGGWYPFRSLDFLIQDPKTTAAVGALLCRICEGMTRGFVFRASRLKMRSTARFIGAMDLDGRIVARNVLLADADLDTGENVESFTLTMGGPVLLGFRQLPLERWKTTPLYYVYFTDPAGLARLATPLKLTFERIERADATLEDFRLAEVVDAEDRSRRDKVGFRLQTIPMDQEATGGYWLDTGVLRTLGLGAS; translated from the coding sequence ATGCTGAAGACGCTCGTGCAATTTCCCGAAGTGACCAGCCTCGTGATGAACACCGGCATCCAGTTCCTGGACTTCGGGCTGGACGAAGCCCGCGTCGCCCGGCTGACCGGCCATTTCTGGGCGGAGCCGCCCGGCAGCGGCGCGGACGCCGATTCCGCCCGTTTCGTGCTGCATCCGCTGTTCGAGGGGAAAGACGGTTCCTGGCGCTACGCTGCCGACGGCGCGGCGGACGGCATCCCGGCGCCCGAGGAGGGGCTGTACGAATACCGGGCGGCCCGCGCGCTGGACGTGTTCGACGGGACCTGGCTGCCGGTGCCGTTCCTGCGCCAGAAGGAGCAGGCCGGCCCGGGCGGGCCTGGCTACGACAACGGCCCGACCAACTGGGCCAGGGTCCATGTCCGCCGCCAGGACGCGCCGGACCGCGACGGCCACACCCACCGGGTGGTGCTGGCCTTCGACACGGTGCTGCTCGACCGCTCCGCCACCGGCCCCTACGCGGCGCCCGAGCCCAACGACGCGGTCGACGACGCAAGGTTCGCCTTTGTCGCCGACGGGGTGAAGAACCGCTGGTTCCTGGCGCTGGACTGGGTGCGCAGCTGGATCGCCGACGCGTACCTCGCCGGGCGCAGCCGCGACCGCAAGCGGCCCCTGCAGCTGGAGGACCTGGCGGAGCCCGGCGAGTACTGGGCCGCCTACCTGGTGCTCCTGCAGGCCCTGGAGGAGGCGCTGCGCCTGCCGGTGCTGCGCTTCGTCGACACCCTCACCGATTCCCTGCGCAACGAGCCGATCGACGTCGACCTGGTGGTCGATGTCGGCAACAGCCGGACCTGCGGGATCATCATCGAGCAGCCCAAGGACCGCGGCGTGGTCGATATCGGCCAGGCCTACCGGCTGGAGCTGCGCGACCTGTCCCGGCCGGAGCGGGTCTATGCCGACCCGTTCGCCAGCCGGATCGAGTTCGCCCCGGCCAGCTTCGGGCGCACCGACCTCAGCCGGCGCACCGGGCGGCGGCGCGACGCGTTCTGGTGGCCCTCGCCGGTCCGGATCGGCCCGGAGGCGGAATGGCTGGCCTCGTTCTCCGACGGCACCGAGGGCGTGTCCGGCCTGTCCAGCGCCAAGCGCTATCTGTGGGACGACGCGCCAAGGCCGCTGCCGTGGGTGAACAGCCGCGGCCCGCTCCCCAAGAGCCAGCGGGTGCCGCCGATCAGCGGGCCGATGACCGCCAGGCTCACCGAGAGCGGCGAGCTTGCGGTGCAGGGCCAGGTCGGGATGCAGCCGCTGTATTCGCGCTCCTCGCTCTACACGCTGATGATCGCCGAATTGCTGATCCACGCCCTTTGCCAGATCAACGCGGTGGCGGTGCGCGAGCAGCGCGCCCATGCCGGGCTGCCCAGGCGGCTGCGCTCGCTGATCCTCACCATGCCCTCGGCCACGCCGCTGGCCGAGCAGCGGATCATGCGCAAGCGGATCATGGCGGCGATCGAGCTGGTCTGGCAGACCATGGGCTGGTCGGCCGAGGACGGGCTGCACCGGCGCCCGGACGTGATGCTGGACTGGGACGAGGCCACCGCCACCCATCTGGTCTGGCTGTTCAACGAGATCAGCTACAAGTTCCGCGGCAACGCCTTCGACCTGTTCGGGCTGATCGGCCACGACCAGCCGGACGGCCGCACCCTGCGGATCGCCAGCATGGACATGGGCGGCGGCACCACCGACCTGATGATCGTCGAGTACAAGATCCGCCACGGCAACGAGCAGACCATCGAGCCGGCCCAGCTGTTCCGCGAGGGCTTCCGCCAGGCCGGCGACGACATCGTGCAGGCGGTGATCGAGCAGGTGGTGCTGCCGGACCTGGCCCATGCGCTGGGGCGGGCAGGGGTGGCGCGCCCGCACCATGTCCTGTCCGACCTGTTCGGCGGCAACCGGGTCGGCCAGACCCAGCAGGAGCAGGCGCTGCGCGCGCTGCTGGTCAACCAGCTCCTGGTGCCGGTCGCCCTGGCGCTGATCGCCGCCTACGAGCAGTCCGACCCGCGCCGGCCTGCCCCGCCGGTCCATCGCCGCTGCCTGGACCTCCTGGGCCAGGACCGGCTGTCGCCGCCGGTGCGCCAGCATCTGCTGCGGGCGGCCGAGCAGGCGGGCGCGCGCGGCTTCGATCTGGACGAGATCGAGTTCACCATCGACGCCGCCCTGATGGGCGGGGCGGTCCACTCGGTCGCGGTCGGCATGGTCGAGGACCTGTGCGACGTGATCCGCGCCTATGACTGCGACGTGCTGCTGCTGACCGGCCGGCCGTCCCGGATGCCGGCGGTGCGCGACCTGGTCTATGCCAACCTGCCGCTCTCGCCGGACCGGGTGGTGCCGATGGACCGCTACGAGGTCGGCGGCTGGTATCCGTTCCGCTCGCTCGACTTCCTGATCCAGGACCCCAAGACCACCGCCGCGGTGGGCGCCCTGCTCTGCCGGATCTGCGAGGGGATGACCCGCGGCTTCGTGTTCCGGGCCAGCCGGCTGAAGATGCGCTCCACCGCCCGCTTCATCGGCGCCATGGACCTGGACGGCCGGATCGTCGCCCGCAACGTGCTGCTGGCCGATGCCGACCTGGACACCGGCGAGAACGTGGAGAGCTTCACCCTGACCATGGGCGGCCCGGTCCTCTTGGGCTTCCGCCAGCTGCCGCTGGAGCGCTGGAAGACGACCCCGCTCTATTATGTCTACTTCACCGACCCGGCCGGGCTGGCCCGGCTGGCGACCCCGCTCAAGCTCACCTTCGAGCGGATCGAGCGCGCCGACGCCACGCTGGAGGACTTCCGGCTGGCCGAGGTGGTGGACGCCGAGGACCGTTCGCGCCGGGACAAGGTCGGCTTCCGCCTGCAGACCATCCCGATGGACCAGGAGGCCACCGGCGGATACTGGCTGGATACCGGGGTCCTGCGCACCCTGGGGCTGGGCGCGTCATGA
- a CDS encoding virulence factor SrfC family protein: MSGVDVQAGDMPANDARAKDLELAARARRLAETAMGGLAWFRDNPGLVGNRLEALERTCRQHAVEARRLANAAERPMSVGVFGASQAGKSFLIGSLITPAGRPAKVLFGTGAQAVKRDFLEEVNPQGGKETTGVVTRFSIRPHPTPPGHDVVLRLLREIDIVKILANAFVFDLGAQADPDALFTAERLAALEAAMPPRRRAGRVDTLVVEDVFELRAYLAHSLPRHPLSERAGAPAARYWACAEAAAPYLSAADRTELLAPLWGELPEFTRLYRELKDALDLLGDAQQGAADFAYVPLDTITERTRSLVHVDTLLGLDGDDPAAAGLVPVLVPGRPVVLLRKPVVTALTAELRVVLDEPAWPFFEHTDLLDFPGARSREDSTPDRLLRAKDKPQARAYCFLRGKVAVLFDKYAADLDLNTMLLCVGDSNQDVAKLPELVQDWVGVTHGATAEERARRAGRRTSLFFCLTKADKLFDFSTGTEPAQSVANRLDSSVSKFSGWTRQWLPGRPFTNLFFIRNPKGIQREDLFDYAVAPELPAGAMPPEARLRPDKAQLVERYRQAFLADPMVRTHVADPAGKWEGMLALNDGGIRLLAEQLAPVCDPDLKFDQVAPRVAALADELEGELASFHEAGDLAARVERRLEGIEPVILAFEHRPMLFGPFLAELQASTARLAQRFLEIARRQILAGPERSVLGLRADPARPAPMRFGDAAVQVWLDDLERKAGDEELARAFGLTCEHFRAVVGELAVGARRFGVAQRVEAHVRATEAFAQTAGDVMHRVALGSGLIIDRLVNLLGTDLRLPDQAEVPVLRKPAPLSVGQLPSLSPDKGQMESERFERARFWLLALRLLTRDNAAWGQGGLVDVEQNRRLGLLLDGLRGSK; the protein is encoded by the coding sequence ATGAGCGGCGTGGACGTGCAGGCTGGGGACATGCCGGCCAACGACGCGCGGGCCAAGGACCTGGAGCTGGCGGCGCGCGCCCGCCGGCTGGCCGAGACCGCGATGGGCGGGCTCGCCTGGTTCCGCGACAATCCGGGCCTGGTCGGCAACCGGCTGGAGGCGCTGGAGCGCACCTGCCGCCAGCATGCGGTCGAGGCGCGCCGGCTGGCCAACGCCGCTGAGCGGCCGATGTCGGTGGGCGTGTTCGGCGCCAGCCAGGCCGGCAAGTCGTTCCTGATCGGCAGCCTGATCACCCCGGCCGGGCGGCCGGCCAAGGTGCTGTTCGGCACCGGCGCCCAGGCGGTCAAGCGCGACTTCCTGGAGGAGGTCAACCCGCAGGGCGGCAAGGAGACCACCGGCGTGGTCACCCGCTTCTCGATCCGGCCGCACCCGACCCCGCCCGGCCACGACGTGGTGCTGCGCCTCCTGCGCGAGATCGACATCGTCAAGATCCTGGCCAACGCCTTCGTGTTCGACCTGGGCGCCCAGGCCGATCCGGACGCGCTGTTCACCGCCGAGCGCCTGGCGGCCCTGGAGGCGGCGATGCCGCCGCGCCGCCGGGCCGGCCGGGTCGACACGCTGGTGGTCGAGGACGTGTTCGAGCTGCGCGCCTACCTGGCGCACAGCCTGCCGCGCCATCCGCTCTCGGAGCGGGCCGGCGCGCCGGCCGCCCGCTACTGGGCCTGCGCCGAGGCGGCGGCACCCTATCTTTCCGCGGCCGACCGCACCGAGCTCCTGGCGCCGCTCTGGGGCGAGCTTCCGGAGTTCACCCGGCTCTATCGCGAGCTGAAGGACGCGCTGGACCTCCTGGGCGACGCTCAGCAGGGTGCTGCCGACTTCGCCTACGTGCCGCTCGACACCATCACCGAGCGAACCCGCAGCCTCGTCCATGTCGACACGCTGCTGGGCCTGGACGGCGACGACCCGGCGGCCGCGGGCCTGGTCCCGGTGCTGGTGCCGGGGCGCCCGGTCGTGCTGCTGCGCAAGCCGGTGGTGACGGCGCTCACCGCCGAATTGCGGGTGGTGCTGGACGAGCCGGCCTGGCCGTTCTTCGAGCACACCGACCTTCTGGACTTTCCCGGCGCCCGCTCGCGCGAGGATTCCACCCCGGACCGTCTGCTGCGCGCCAAGGACAAGCCGCAGGCGCGCGCCTACTGCTTCCTGCGCGGCAAGGTCGCCGTGCTGTTCGACAAGTACGCGGCCGACCTCGACCTCAACACGATGCTGCTGTGCGTGGGCGACAGCAACCAGGACGTGGCCAAGCTGCCGGAGCTGGTCCAGGACTGGGTGGGCGTCACCCATGGCGCCACCGCCGAGGAGCGCGCCCGGCGCGCCGGCCGGCGCACCAGCCTGTTCTTCTGCCTGACCAAGGCCGACAAGCTGTTCGACTTCAGCACCGGCACCGAGCCCGCCCAGTCGGTCGCCAACCGGCTGGACAGCAGCGTCAGCAAGTTCTCCGGCTGGACCAGGCAATGGCTGCCGGGCCGGCCGTTCACCAACCTGTTCTTCATCCGCAATCCCAAGGGCATCCAGCGCGAGGACCTGTTCGACTATGCGGTCGCGCCGGAGCTGCCTGCCGGGGCGATGCCGCCGGAGGCGCGGCTGCGGCCGGACAAGGCCCAGCTGGTCGAGCGCTACCGCCAGGCCTTTCTGGCCGATCCCATGGTCCGCACCCATGTGGCCGACCCGGCCGGCAAGTGGGAGGGGATGCTGGCGCTCAACGACGGCGGCATCCGCCTGCTCGCCGAGCAGCTGGCCCCCGTCTGCGACCCCGACCTGAAGTTCGACCAGGTGGCACCCAGGGTCGCAGCACTGGCCGACGAGCTGGAGGGCGAGCTCGCTTCCTTCCACGAGGCCGGCGACCTGGCCGCCCGGGTCGAGCGGCGCCTGGAGGGGATCGAGCCGGTGATCCTGGCGTTCGAGCACCGGCCGATGCTGTTCGGGCCGTTTCTGGCCGAGCTGCAGGCGAGCACGGCCCGGCTGGCCCAGCGCTTCTTGGAGATCGCGCGGCGGCAGATCCTGGCCGGTCCGGAGCGCTCGGTCCTGGGGCTGCGGGCGGACCCGGCCCGGCCGGCGCCGATGCGCTTTGGCGATGCCGCGGTGCAGGTCTGGCTGGACGACCTGGAGCGCAAGGCCGGCGACGAGGAGCTGGCCCGCGCCTTCGGGCTGACCTGCGAGCATTTCCGGGCGGTGGTGGGCGAATTGGCGGTGGGAGCCAGGCGCTTTGGGGTGGCGCAGCGGGTCGAGGCGCATGTCCGCGCCACCGAGGCCTTTGCCCAGACCGCCGGCGACGTCATGCACCGGGTTGCCTTAGGCAGCGGGCTGATCATCGACCGGCTGGTCAACCTCCTGGGCACCGACCTGCGCCTGCCCGACCAGGCCGAGGTGCCCGTCCTGCGCAAGCCCGCCCCGCTCTCGGTCGGGCAGCTGCCCAGCCTCTCGCCGGACAAGGGCCAGATGGAATCCGAGCGTTTCGAGCGGGCGCGGTTCTGGCTGCTCGCCTTGCGCCTCCTGACGCGCGACAATGCCGCCTGGGGCCAGGGTGGCCTTGTCGATGTCGAGCAGAACCGGCGCCTGGGCCTGCTGCTCGACGGCCTGCGCGGATCGAAGTGA
- a CDS encoding Stf0 family sulfotransferase, whose product MTSCASYMICTSPRSGSTLLCRMLAATAVAGAPASLFFRPSLQDWMTRLGVDPGTAATEPELVAVILRAAIRKGRSGTPIFGLRQQRLGFDFLLEKLATLYAAEASDRERIARAFGPTLFIHLARADKVAQAVSHLKAQQTGLWHVASDGSELERTAPHRAPDYDYGRIKDCVQTMTAYDRGWNRWFTQQGIEPVRICYDQLSESPIGTLRHLLDRLGLDRRAADRVEPELRKMADPVSRDWIARFRAEAALDGPRETACACSASG is encoded by the coding sequence ATGACATCCTGCGCCTCCTACATGATCTGCACGTCGCCGCGCAGCGGAAGCACGCTGCTGTGCCGGATGCTGGCGGCGACCGCCGTGGCCGGGGCGCCCGCCTCCTTGTTCTTCCGCCCGTCCCTCCAGGACTGGATGACGAGGCTTGGCGTCGATCCGGGAACGGCGGCGACGGAACCGGAACTGGTCGCAGTAATCCTTCGCGCGGCGATCCGGAAGGGGCGCAGCGGCACCCCGATCTTCGGCCTTCGCCAGCAGCGCCTTGGCTTCGACTTCCTTCTGGAGAAGCTGGCGACCCTGTATGCCGCCGAGGCAAGCGACCGCGAGCGCATCGCGCGCGCCTTCGGGCCGACGCTGTTCATCCACCTGGCGAGGGCGGACAAGGTCGCCCAGGCCGTCTCGCACCTGAAGGCGCAGCAGACCGGCCTCTGGCATGTGGCGAGCGACGGCTCCGAGCTGGAGCGGACCGCTCCGCATCGTGCCCCAGACTACGACTACGGGCGGATCAAAGACTGCGTCCAGACCATGACCGCCTATGATCGCGGCTGGAACAGATGGTTCACGCAGCAAGGGATCGAGCCTGTCCGCATCTGCTACGACCAGCTCTCGGAATCGCCCATCGGGACATTGCGCCATCTCCTGGATCGCCTGGGCCTGGACCGGCGGGCGGCCGACCGGGTCGAGCCCGAGCTCAGGAAGATGGCGGACCCGGTCAGCCGGGACTGGATCGCCCGCTTCCGGGCCGAGGCGGCCCTGGACGGACCGCGCGAGACCGCATGCGCCTGCTCGGCAAGCGGATGA
- a CDS encoding helix-turn-helix transcriptional regulator, which translates to MAGRTLACTRGELSEFLVRHRARLSPAEIGLPHAGRRRTAGLRREEVAQIAGVGLTWYTWFEQGRDIQVSESFLLRIARALRLDDAECCHLFLLAHRRPPPLEPAHWPTVTPLIQQLLHDLTLRPAYVLNLRWDVVAWNAAADRLFGFAGRDPAGRNFLRMVVGDPGLRRRLPAWPEDASRLIAQFQRDLASAPDDPAMRGLIEQLESLAPEAGQWIRQPGLVDPGHGIGSLLDPDGRRVDFQHETLTVDEHRHLRMIVYFEAPRRLGGSSEAA; encoded by the coding sequence TTGGCCGGCCGCACCCTTGCCTGCACGCGTGGCGAACTCTCCGAGTTCCTGGTCCGGCACCGGGCCAGACTCAGCCCGGCCGAAATCGGCCTGCCCCATGCCGGCCGGCGCCGCACCGCCGGGCTGCGGCGCGAGGAGGTGGCGCAGATCGCCGGCGTCGGGCTGACCTGGTACACCTGGTTCGAGCAGGGACGCGACATCCAGGTCTCCGAAAGCTTCCTGCTGCGGATCGCCCGGGCCCTCAGGCTGGACGACGCCGAGTGCTGCCACCTGTTCCTGCTGGCGCACCGCCGCCCGCCGCCGCTGGAACCCGCGCACTGGCCGACCGTCACGCCGCTGATCCAGCAATTGCTGCACGACCTGACCCTGCGCCCGGCCTATGTGCTGAACCTGCGCTGGGACGTGGTCGCGTGGAACGCCGCGGCCGACCGCCTGTTCGGCTTTGCCGGCCGCGATCCGGCCGGGCGCAACTTCCTGCGCATGGTGGTGGGCGATCCCGGCCTGCGTCGCCGCCTGCCGGCGTGGCCGGAGGACGCCTCGCGGCTAATCGCCCAGTTCCAGCGCGACCTGGCGAGTGCGCCCGACGATCCCGCCATGCGCGGCCTGATCGAGCAGCTGGAAAGCCTGGCACCGGAGGCCGGGCAATGGATCCGCCAGCCGGGTCTGGTCGACCCCGGCCATGGGATCGGCTCCCTCCTGGATCCGGACGGGCGGCGCGTCGATTTCCAGCACGAGACGCTGACGGTGGACGAGCATCGCCACCTGAGGATGATCGTGTATTTCGAAGCGCCGCGTAGGCTGGGAGGTAGCTCGGAAGCGGCCTGA
- a CDS encoding cold-shock protein → MTTGTVKWFNPEKGYGFIAPDDGTNDAFVHISAVQRSGIGDLREGQKVEFELVKDRRTGKVSAENLSLPA, encoded by the coding sequence ATGACCACGGGAACCGTGAAATGGTTCAACCCCGAAAAGGGCTACGGCTTCATTGCGCCGGATGACGGCACCAATGACGCCTTCGTCCACATCAGCGCCGTCCAGCGCTCCGGCATTGGCGATCTGCGAGAGGGCCAGAAGGTCGAGTTCGAGCTGGTCAAGGACCGTCGGACCGGCAAGGTCTCGGCGGAAAATCTCAGCCTTCCGGCGTAA
- a CDS encoding Gfo/Idh/MocA family protein, with protein sequence MSLELRQEHPRPARPRPIVIVGSGGIVADAHLPAYRKAGFPVAGLFDLDQDKARALAAKWDIPQVFGSLAEAAATPDCVFDVAAPPVAHHAILEKLPQGAAILLQKPMGRDLEEASRIRALCRARNFTAAVNFQLRFSAMMQAVADALRQGLLGRLIEIELHLNLVTPWDMFPHLLADRRVEIVSHSIHYLDLIRALAGNPLSVFARSFGHPSTKLAQTRTSAILDYGDDRRVTLSINHHHDFGRRFQDASFRFEGDQGAAMVKLGLLLDYPKGEPDEVWISRKEGDWQQVALRSGWFPDAFIGVMANLQRFVAGEDTQLATSVEDAWHTMALVEACYRSMETAGTPVPRA encoded by the coding sequence ATGAGCCTCGAGCTTCGCCAGGAACATCCGCGCCCGGCCCGGCCCCGGCCGATCGTGATCGTCGGCAGCGGCGGGATCGTCGCCGACGCGCATCTGCCGGCCTACCGCAAGGCCGGCTTCCCGGTCGCCGGGCTGTTCGACCTGGACCAGGACAAGGCCAGGGCGCTCGCGGCGAAATGGGACATCCCGCAGGTGTTCGGCTCGCTGGCCGAGGCTGCCGCCACTCCAGACTGCGTGTTCGACGTGGCCGCACCGCCGGTGGCGCACCACGCGATCCTGGAGAAGCTGCCGCAAGGTGCGGCCATCCTCCTGCAAAAGCCGATGGGCCGCGACCTGGAGGAAGCCAGCCGGATCCGGGCGCTGTGCCGGGCCCGGAACTTCACCGCGGCCGTCAACTTCCAGCTGCGCTTCTCGGCGATGATGCAGGCGGTGGCCGATGCGCTGCGCCAGGGCCTGCTCGGCCGGCTGATCGAGATCGAGCTGCACCTCAACCTGGTGACTCCCTGGGACATGTTCCCGCACCTGCTGGCTGACCGCCGGGTCGAGATCGTCTCCCATTCGATCCATTATCTCGACCTGATCCGCGCGCTCGCCGGCAACCCGCTCTCGGTGTTCGCCCGCTCGTTCGGCCACCCCTCCACGAAGCTGGCGCAGACCCGCACCTCGGCGATCCTGGACTATGGCGACGACCGCCGGGTCACGCTGTCGATCAACCACCACCACGATTTCGGCCGGCGCTTCCAGGACGCGAGCTTCCGCTTCGAGGGCGACCAGGGCGCGGCGATGGTCAAGCTCGGCCTGCTGCTCGACTACCCGAAGGGGGAGCCCGACGAAGTGTGGATCAGTCGCAAGGAGGGGGACTGGCAGCAGGTGGCGCTGCGAAGCGGCTGGTTTCCGGACGCCTTCATCGGGGTGATGGCGAACCTGCAGCGGTTTGTTGCTGGCGAGGACACGCAGCTCGCGACCTCGGTCGAGGATGCCTGGCACACCATGGCGCTGGTGGAGGCTTGCTATCGCTCGATGGAAACGGCGGGGACGCCGGTACCGCGGGCCTGA
- a CDS encoding extracellular solute-binding protein, with amino-acid sequence MTTTLRIAVRRFDAFESAIAKQFADFVRTSGEDAALDIQALDLNPLQEALFQRQELKSGAWDLAFLSTDWLAQAQADGSVADLHPFLESEAIPDFPAGWSPSLLQLQSFAGGIWGMPYHDGPQCLIYRKDLLEAAGIAVPTDWAGFHAAARALHAPDQERYGTVLALFPDGHNGFYDFCIHVWTRGGEPFGPDASPNLATPEAEAALDFLRALAADQSAIAPGCRDLDSVQSGLLFCAGKVALMTNWFGFAALGETWPDSRVKGLVDVAPIPAGTGGRSLSLNVFWVLAIAAGSRHPDLAWRFLRHLATPAMDRLTTSEGAIGVRRSTWADPQINTTIPYFHKLDGLHAQARELPRHPRLAEIAHVVDAMLAQAVTTGEPSLALLAQAEQRIREIVR; translated from the coding sequence ATGACCACCACCCTGCGCATCGCGGTCCGCCGGTTCGACGCCTTCGAGAGCGCCATCGCCAAGCAGTTCGCCGACTTCGTCCGGACGAGCGGCGAGGACGCCGCCCTGGACATCCAGGCCCTGGACCTGAACCCACTCCAGGAAGCCCTGTTCCAGCGCCAGGAGCTGAAGAGCGGCGCCTGGGACCTCGCGTTTTTGTCCACCGACTGGCTGGCCCAGGCCCAGGCGGACGGCTCGGTCGCCGATCTCCACCCGTTCCTCGAAAGCGAGGCGATCCCGGACTTTCCCGCCGGCTGGAGCCCGTCCCTTCTCCAGCTCCAGTCGTTCGCCGGCGGCATCTGGGGGATGCCCTACCATGACGGGCCGCAATGCCTGATCTACCGCAAGGACCTGCTGGAAGCGGCCGGCATCGCGGTGCCGACCGACTGGGCGGGCTTCCATGCCGCGGCACGCGCCCTGCATGCGCCCGACCAGGAGCGCTACGGCACCGTCCTGGCGCTATTTCCCGACGGGCATAACGGCTTCTACGATTTCTGCATCCATGTCTGGACCCGCGGCGGCGAGCCGTTCGGCCCGGACGCCAGCCCGAACCTGGCAACCCCGGAGGCGGAAGCCGCGCTCGACTTCCTGCGCGCTCTTGCCGCCGACCAGAGCGCGATCGCGCCCGGCTGCCGGGACCTGGACAGCGTGCAGTCCGGCCTCCTGTTCTGTGCTGGCAAGGTCGCGCTGATGACCAACTGGTTCGGCTTCGCGGCCCTGGGCGAGACCTGGCCGGACAGCCGGGTCAAGGGCCTGGTCGACGTGGCGCCGATCCCGGCGGGCACGGGCGGGCGCAGCCTGTCGCTGAACGTGTTCTGGGTCCTGGCGATCGCCGCCGGCTCCCGCCACCCGGATCTCGCCTGGCGCTTCCTGCGCCATCTGGCGACCCCGGCCATGGACCGGCTCACCACCAGCGAGGGAGCGATCGGCGTGCGCCGCTCGACCTGGGCCGACCCGCAGATCAACACGACCATTCCCTATTTCCACAAGCTGGACGGCCTGCACGCTCAGGCGCGCGAGCTGCCGCGCCACCCCAGGCTCGCCGAAATCGCCCATGTGGTCGACGCCATGCTGGCCCAGGCGGTCACCACCGGCGAGCCGAGCCTGGCCCTGCTGGCCCAGGCCGAACAGCGGATCCGGGAGATCGTCCGATGA
- a CDS encoding IclR family transcriptional regulator — protein MSEAKVLSSAERRAKYSVPAVEKALDVLEYLADQAVPVNQAQIARSLGRQPGEIFRMLTCLEIRGYLRRDALSGGYALTLKLFELSRTHSPYQALLAAAVPWMRRLAEQVGETCHLSVLHQDQVLVLAQEESPRPFRLSVQPGSRHSLLHTTSGRILLAQLPEAERLDLLERLPAWQEVAGKEEFLKRLARIAARGHERAEGERFVGGLDLGVPVGAPGSSVGAALIIATLDQRQDRPDIDAMLPRLHDTARSIATEAGLSGTRSHR, from the coding sequence GTGAGCGAGGCGAAGGTCCTGAGCAGCGCCGAGCGCCGGGCGAAATACTCGGTCCCGGCGGTCGAGAAGGCGCTGGACGTGCTGGAATACCTGGCCGACCAGGCGGTGCCGGTGAACCAGGCGCAGATCGCCCGCTCCCTCGGCCGCCAGCCGGGCGAGATCTTCCGGATGCTGACCTGCCTGGAAATCCGGGGCTACCTGCGCCGCGACGCCTTGAGCGGCGGCTACGCGCTGACCCTGAAGCTGTTCGAGCTGTCGCGCACCCACTCCCCCTACCAGGCGCTCCTGGCCGCCGCCGTGCCCTGGATGCGCCGGCTGGCCGAACAGGTCGGCGAGACCTGCCATCTGAGCGTGCTGCACCAGGACCAGGTGCTGGTGCTGGCCCAGGAGGAAAGCCCGCGCCCGTTCCGGCTCTCGGTCCAGCCCGGTTCGCGCCACTCGCTCCTGCACACCACCTCCGGGCGGATCCTCCTGGCGCAGCTGCCCGAGGCCGAGCGCCTGGACCTGCTGGAGCGGCTGCCGGCATGGCAGGAGGTGGCCGGCAAGGAGGAGTTCCTGAAGCGCCTTGCCCGCATCGCGGCGCGCGGCCACGAGCGGGCCGAGGGCGAGCGCTTCGTGGGCGGCCTGGACCTGGGCGTGCCGGTGGGAGCGCCCGGCTCCTCGGTGGGCGCCGCGCTGATCATCGCCACCCTGGACCAGCGCCAGGACCGGCCGGACATCGACGCCATGCTGCCCCGCCTGCACGACACCGCCCGTTCCATCGCCACCGAGGCCGGCCTGTCCGGCACCAGGAGCCACCGATGA